The following nucleotide sequence is from Lysobacter panacisoli.
CAGCACTTCCACGAACAGCGGGATTTCCAGCTCGCGCAGTGCGATTTCGTAGAGGTTTTCGGTGCCGCAGCCGTCCAGGTCGCCGAGGAAACGGCGGATCGACGTGGCGACGTGGTCGCGCAACGGCACGCGGGGCGCGGTGCGTGCGGCGTCGGTGCGGTCGATGGCGGCGTTCAACGGATTCCCCAGTGTGGCGTTCGTCGTCCGGTCCTGGCCGACGGGAAGCGGAGTCTAGCGCGCGTCTGTCGCAGGCGACAATGTGATGGCCGTCGCTTAGCGGAAGTCGAAACTGAAGGCGACGATACGCGGCGCCGGCTCGACCACATCGAACGCGACCGTCGTGCTCTGGCCGGGCAGCAATGCGTCGCCGGCACGGTGCGACTGACGGTATTCGTCAGGGGTGAACGCGCGCTGGCCGACCGGGCGGCCGTCGACGTCGGAGAGGCTCAGCACCAGTACGGGCCAGGGCTGCGGCCACTGCGCGTCGTTGCGGAAGCTCGCCTCGACGGCGAGCACGCCACTGTCGCCGGCCTTCGGCCGCACGCCGCGCTGGAGCATGGTGAACGCGGTGGGTTCGTGCCACGGGGGCAGTTCGCACTGGAGCACGCCGCACAGACTGGCGACGAGCGGTCGCCAGCGCGGATCGGCGGCGAGGTCGTTTCGTTGCGCCAGTAACAATTGCAGTGCGAGCAACAATGCGAGGCCGGCGACGATG
It contains:
- a CDS encoding DUF3426 domain-containing protein, which codes for MFVPCPHCGFLVALIVREDGPPQRCPRCDGLVQSPVEDGADSEAIADTAENTAPPIEESDADAASVEPASDDVAASDAVDADADVDADPAPAPSYEEAIAAVTATAAPARARRRARPRRKGAPSFARHAVAASPARTSWRGYAIVAGLALLLALQLLLAQRNDLAADPRWRPLVASLCGVLQCELPPWHEPTAFTMLQRGVRPKAGDSGVLAVEASFRNDAQWPQPWPVLVLSLSDVDGRPVGQRAFTPDEYRQSHRAGDALLPGQSTTVAFDVVEPAPRIVAFSFDFR
- the fis gene encoding DNA-binding transcriptional regulator Fis; this translates as MNAAIDRTDAARTAPRVPLRDHVATSIRRFLGDLDGCGTENLYEIALRELEIPLFVEVLQHCDGNQSRAAAMLGIHRATLRKKLREYGLD